The region ccaattatctgttgtccaatgtctgtgtttctttgcccactctaaccttttctttttgattttctgtttcaaaagtggctttttctttgcaattcttcccataagacctgcacccctgagtcttctctttactgttgtacatgaaactggtgttgagcgggtagaattcaatgaagctgtcagctgaggacatgtgaggggtctatttctcaaactagagactctgatgtacttatcctcttgtttagttgtacatctggtcttccacatctctttctgttcttgttagagccagttgtcctttgtctttgaagactgttgtgtacacctttgtatgaaatcttcagtttttggcaatttcaagcattgtatagccttcattcctcaaaacaatgattgactgatgagtttctggagaaagcggtttctttttttgccatttttgacctaatattgaccttaagacatgccagtctattgcatactgtggcaactcaaaaacaaacacaaagacaatgttaagcttcatttaatgaaccaaatagctttcaactgtgtttgatataatggcaagtgattttctagtaccaaatgatcaatttatcatgattacttaaggataaggtgttggagtgatggctgctgtctagatttgataaaaaatgacttttatttccccccaaatagtgatggtgctgttttttttgacatcagtaatgtcctaactacACTTTCtgatttggtgaattaaagtaccaattttcttccaaaacagcaaaatctgtacattattccaaacttttggccaccagtgtatgacACTCCAACCACTGGTCACACCAAAGACACtgaatatgcaaattaattgAATGTATTACAATGATCTGACAAAAGCAATTTGTAATTTTGTGCCACAAATTACtacaaacaaatacaacataAGAGGAAACAATATTTGTAGTTGTATGTAGACATGACCCAATAATTAGTCAGCTGTTTCAGTATGCATATTATGAATTCATTCAATTCCATGTTAGCATAAAAGGCTGTTTGTTGGACTCAAATCAAGACAATGTAAAACTTCACTTGCTTTGTGTCTTACCTGAGCATGAGAGCTCCTGCTTGTACCAGGACAAAATCAGGATTGAACTGATTAAGTTTATGTGCACAGAAACCATGAGCCCAAGTGACTGCAGTTTCATTCAATCAGTTATTTCATCTGTTAATAATCTAATCAATTATCAACAGTTTTGTCTGCTTAACAGCAGCTGTGACCAGTAAAGGCTGGTTTACACAAACACTAATTTCcaacaaagttaaaaaaaaaacagatttgtcATTAAATGCATTTACTGGAACACcagtatgctgataactacctAAAATCTGCCTTTTTCATTCAAATCTGACCATGCAGATGCACATGAGATTGGAAATAatctgattattctctgcttttgatgtcaaagtgtaaacaggcatgcacacaacactatAGCAGATTGGATCAACCAGCAGAAAGATGTCTACATGCCAGAAGTCAGAGTAATGGGAAAAAAACATCTAAGAGTGCCAATctgtttttgcttaaaccgtttacgTAATTGGTGTAAAATCGCACAAGTAAACTCGCAATTTATGTGCATTTGAATATATGTTAAGccaacacaacaaaagataaatgATCAATAacaaaagctttttatttttaaagtcagTTTAGCAAAAAGACATTGAAAAAGTATAAAGTACAAATGCAACATGTTAATTCAGTAGACGTTTATCTAGAATCTAATGACAAAGAACGTTTAACAATTACACCAAACTCTACTGTTTATTCCACCTATAAATTAGTAAACAGCTACCGTAAAAATCTGTCAGCTAATTTTAGATATTTCATATTATTTCTTGAAATCCTTCTCATTCCATTTTGTCGTTGTTATTATGGACAAAAACTCCAACTTCATGAATATGGACGTCCAGAAATCGGACAATTTGCAATGTAGTGTTTTATCAAATGTGCAATATATGGAGTTTTAAGGTACTCAACAAAACAAGGCAGTCTGGGACAACAACAAATGTGTGTGAGTGAATTTGTATTTTTCATGTTAAATGAGCATACAATAACAGAACGTACCGAGACATAGTGTGTATAAGTGCCATGTTATAACAGTTCgtacaaaataaaactaaaagcAACATgaatgttctctgttttgtgtgcgtgTAGTGTTCCAGGAGGCCTTTATGGCGTAGAGTGAAAGTACAGACAGACTTGAGGACAGCTACATCATCTAAAACATCTTCAGCAGCTCTGAAACACACAgaataatatattaaaacatcagaaaaaaaaaacactgcaacaAAGTCTACAGTCGGACAATGTATATAAACACAAATTGGTAGGTAATGTAAATTCTCCAATATGTTGATGAGTAAGTAAAGCTTTATTCATTTAGATTTATTCAGCAAACCACTGCTTTAGAAGGACAGGAAGCCTAGTTCATAACCAGTACACATCCCTTCCACAATAAGAATGTTCCAGAAGAGGAAGTTTGAGATACCTCATAGCAGACCGCAGGATTTCGGGGGGCGGAAGGGGTTGTCACTGGACGGCACCCCCACCAGCAGCGGGTCTTTATGAGCATTCTGCAGGCAGAAGTTCTTCAGGTCAGTAGCAGCTTGAGACACCTACAGATAATACAGCTCATGTTAAACTTCATCCATTGCAGTGAGTgtcagaaatacattttttcattaaGGAGCAATATTTGCTCCCTAgctttgattttcaggggcatttatataaaaaataaagtctcaTAAGTTAATACACAAATACTTACATTTCATCATTTAATTAATGCAAACTCTCAATATTGTGAAATTATTCGCCacttccatttaaaattaacCCTGGTGCGACCTtaggaacatttttgttttttcgattattttggctgttaatgcccaaacagcataaattttgccaaaggtgtgtatttttgtgggaattttgatatttcaacctcagttcctataaaacatctataaaacactgtgtacacaaaatagttacactcaggaccttcaggacaaaaatgtccccattaaaactgcaatatttgatcccagtgccattaaagcataaaatcatgaattctatgatattatgctttcattccggagctctggcttcaaaatgtacattgtttatattttccaccagatggcaccatttttctcatgtttagcctatggagcaaatacaagcttttcccctattttctgtttgctgtattatagagcactgcaggccaactgaataaatgatgcagctaaaattgtgtgggtgtgttggtatggatgtcacagtgggttttgtatgtgtgtattgagaaatgtgtgtgtgtttaaaaacaacagtggcattatgtaaacaaactggcatttaaagggttaaaatcctgaaaatgaaggaatatttggtagttatcatcaggactgatgttggttaaaaaattaactcattgaaagtggaaaataatattcatatataatattattatggcagttttttgatgtggacatttttgtcctcgaggGACCTCTGCGTAACTTTTTtatattgatgcacaagggttaaatcagCCTTATTCATTAACCGCAAACAACAAATGTCTGTAACTAGTTCATAAACCAATTCCTGCAGAAATTGTTGTAGtggatcaaatgatggagaatggTTTTACGATACATTTACACCAGAGATGCACGGATACGAACATTTTGGTCCGAATACGATATTgattttaacattaaacaatatGCCGAAACAATATTTTGTCAATTactcaccttattttgtcattagaTCACTTGTTTTGCTTGGGAAATTTGCCATTTTATTGTTCTAAATTTCAAGAACATGgattgggaaaaaaacaacaataacatgaTGATTTATGtggataaaaaaatttaatgtgcacttctaaaactttttttccactgctgtttttgcagttctaaacaaCAGAACTGAAATTGTACatattataatacattacaaattcatactatgcatattCATCATGctttacatttttcatatttcattcattttgatAGGTTTCTTTATATTAGCCTACACAGAAAATGATTATAAACATCATACAATGCAGTAAAGGTATGCAAttttaaataaaccatatttttggttataatttggtcaataattggccaataaatatcggTATCTGATACatctgtgcatccctaatttaCACCAGTGTGTTCTGCtgctcttttgtgtgtgtgtattttataacattaCAAAGCAATAAGGACCATAAATGACTAAAACTGTGTAGATTTTTTAAACTATGGTAAGTTGCCAATAAAGCATTATGGTGCATTACCATGGTGTTGTTTTAAGAACCTGTGAATACCAAGTAAACATCAGGATACATGCATATGATAAACATCCAGTACCATGTTCTTGCCACATGACTTCATTGTAAGTGTGAAGCCAGTGCAGTGAATCATGTGTTTCACTAATGTATAAACTAATGCCGCTTTCTGTTTGCATTATTAATGAACATAGAGAACAAAAACTGTTGCTTGATGCAATTTTATGCCTCAAATGTCCTGAAGACTACTTAAAACTTCTGAAAACATGTTGAAGGCATCTAGGAGACCCagtgtaattaaaaacaaaatgattcACCCATAAATAAGTCTTTAAATACAGTTGATTTGTCGGTTAGCGTTAGCACTAGCAGTAACTCACACCGGTGAAACTCGCTTCAACCGGTAAACTTGTTCATGTTTACTCTTAATAACATGTCGGAACTTACGTTAATTCGTCGTGTTTTCGCCTCTATCCGGAGCTGTTTGACGGCTTTCTGCGCCACGGCGAGATTACTGCTGGAGTTATTGTTAGACATGATGACCGACACACCGAAGAGAAGTCGCGGAAGTTTCAGGGgcgacagacacacacactctcacactcacacacagacagacagacacacacacgcacacagacacactctcacacagacacacacacacactctcacactcacacacagacagacagacagacacacacacacatacagacacgctctcacactcacagacagacagacacacaacacacacgtgcgcgcacacagacacacactcacagacagacacacactcacacacgtgcacacagacagacacacacacacacactcacacacacacacatacagacacgctctcacactcacagacagacagacacacaacacacacgtgcgcgcacacagacacacactcacagacagacacacactcacacacgtgcacacagacagacacacacacactcacacacagacagacacgctctcacactcacagacagacacacacacactctcacagacacacacagacacacacagacacactctcacactcacacacagacagacagacacacacacacacacacatacagacacgctctcacactcacagacagacagacacacacacacacacccacacacagacacaacacacacgtgcgcgcacacagacacacactcacagacacacactcacacaaaaacacacacacgtgcacacagacagacagacagacagacacacacacacactcacacacagacacacacacacacacacacacatacagacacgctctcacactcacagacagacagacacacacacacacacaaacacacacgtgcgcgcacacacacactctctcacacacacacacacacacatacagacacgcacacagacacactcacactctcacacacacagacagacagacacactcacacatacagacacgcacagacacactcacactctcacacacagacaagacactctcacacagacacacacacactcacacagacacacacacatacagacactctcacacacacactcactcacacatacagacagacagacagacacacacacacatacagacacgctctcacactcacagacagacagacacacacacacacacacagacacacaacacacacgtgcgcacacactcacacacgtgcacacagacagacacacacacactcacacacagacagacacgctctcacactcacagacagacacacacacacgcacgcacgcacacagacacactctcacagacacacacagacacactctcacactcacacacagacagacaaacacacacacacatacagacacgctctcacactcacagacagacagacacacaacacacacgtgcgcgcacacagacacacactcacagacacacactcacacaaaaacacacacacgtgcacacagacagacagacagacagacagacacacacacactcacacacagacacacacacacacacacacacacacatacagacacgctctcacactcacagacagacagacacacacacacacaaacacatacgtgcgcgcacacacacatacagacacgcacacagacacactcacactcacactctcacacacacagacagacagacagacacactcacacatacagacacgcacagacacactcacactctcacacacagacacgacattctcacacacacacacagacacagacacactcacacagacacacacacatacagacactctcacaca is a window of Myxocyprinus asiaticus isolate MX2 ecotype Aquarium Trade chromosome 8, UBuf_Myxa_2, whole genome shotgun sequence DNA encoding:
- the si:ch211-286b5.5 gene encoding guanine nucleotide-binding protein G(I)/G(S)/G(O) subunit gamma-5 produces the protein MSNNNSSSNLAVAQKAVKQLRIEAKTRRINVSQAATDLKNFCLQNAHKDPLLVGVPSSDNPFRPPKSCGLL